One Dunckerocampus dactyliophorus isolate RoL2022-P2 chromosome 6, RoL_Ddac_1.1, whole genome shotgun sequence genomic window, GACGCTTCATTAGGTACCCACGCACAATGAAATAACATCTAATACAAGAGCTTTATCACAAAAACAAATCTgccttttgtgtatttttatccGGGGTGTCTTAGAACAGTCGACTAGTTGATGATTTGTTTCGCAGGAGTCTGATTCAACTGCCCACAGCTTCTAATgagtttacatttttacaaagaatgttcttgtttttgttataaatcgCCTATTTTGATTCAAAAATGGCCTCATTTGTGTTACTGAAGAATTTACAATGGGGTGTATGTTTAACAGAAGACTCACACTTACCACACATGAATAAAAAACACCCGCTTCAGTGGTCCAATCCAGGGGAGCTGAGGCGAGTGCTAGCTTTCAATGCTAGGAAGGACTTATTGGCTCAaaatggctactaaaaaaaatcctccaaagtgtggaagttctgatggtatgataaccttggataaaaaaacattcatctatatctatataacAGTCATCtatatcgctccctcaccatgccgcagtttttcaaataataattagtaaacggttgctgtttcgtggttgactgtggcctattattagtcaaaacatacttaaaaacaagttctacagtatgtagtattgtggtcactaggcatcagtaatgttatgagacacgACGTTAGAATACATTacccttcacactgcatggagactgccTATTGAGCTAGCAGAGCCGAGCTAACATGacggctgagacggacatgccacgACTGAGATGGACGTGCCACGGCTGAGacgacggacatgccatggctgagatcgagtggaaaaaaaggttctcctctcattctgtgtggaagtggtaagtttttgtcatctttgtcctcctcctccacttcgtttgaaacactttcttaattttagaataagtaaattgaagAGTTTAAcaagttagctcggtagcttccTATGCTAGCGccagccgtctgttatgtcccttcagtgatcccatagcctgagCACTGTGATGCAAACaaagagtaataggagtgtaaaactTCCAACAACATTTCCAATAAACATGTGAAATTTTCTTGAGAAATTCAAGTTGATTGCGTTTGCTACGGTGTACTCGCATAAtgatgccatatattatcattacatgcatgaaaaaatggcctcaaaataatgttgacaataatatcgctTATCGGCAGTAATGTAGGACgatatcgtgacaggcctagatgAATTTCTTCTTTAGTTTTGTGTTTAGAGGCGTATCTAACGCTCGAGAAGGGCTTTCAAGGTTTTCTCCCCCGTTGTTGAATTAGAAGCAGGCATTGGCTGACGTGAGTCAGCATCCACATCTGCAGTTCATGTGAACACGTCCAGGCTGTGCTGCACGTACAGAATGCAACAGCGACGCTGAACAAGCAGCACGgacacatttggaaaaaaaaccacacacacacaagttggcTTCTTGTTGACTTTAGATGATAAATCGTACCGCCACCTTCCCTCTGTGTGACCTGCTTTTATGACGCGGAAAGAAGCCAGGCCCAAGACGGATGTAAAGCCTCAGTGACCTGAGAGTGAACCGCCTGGTGCCTGGCCCTAAACACTGCTGAACTTTCGCTGAACCGCTCTCTTTGTGTGACGGCGGCAGATGGAAAGTGTCTCGTTCTCGCTCGCAACGCTCCTCCAGGATCTGCAAGACGTGTTTTGGGTTTGTGATGAATTCGCACGCTGATGCCAGGCCAGTTTCTCCAACTTTGGCTGAACCCTCAGCCCCTCAAGGCCGCACTCCTCCGGTGTTTACTCAGATGTAAATCAACTGCAAAACGCTGCTGAATCGTTATTTTTCTGCGGTCCACAGGCGGAGGCCAAAAGGTTCTGAACCAGGAATGCAAATTAGAGCCCCCGCCCTGTCCCCGATGTTTGCAGCACGTTGACCATGGTGTAAATCTCCCCCAGGGCAAGGGGGCAAAGGTTGGCGGCGCTGCCATCCCGCCGGGGTTCAGGCAGCGGTCGCAGACGCTAAGTCGACTCAGCTGAAGGTGGCGTGATGGCGAGCGAAACCCTCTGGCGACTTTGGCTGTCAAAACAAGTTGCTCTTCGTAAACAAGAAAGGTTCAAGAGGGTCAGGGTCAGGCTCGCCCTAAAACCGTCCAGGGAAGGGTTAACCAGCTAAGCAGTGCTGGGTCACGGATCCATCCTGGGGGTCAAATATGacattaaaatgtgtaatatacCACCCATGATTGGCTTATTTTGCGGTACAATTGAGTAACAATGTAGTTATCTACCGTCTTGGTGTATGTTCACTGCACTATATGTCATCAGCGAAATATCTGATCTAGTGCTCTTTTTTTAGATTTCATTTGACTTGATAAGCATGTATGCCGTTGTCACGGTCTTCCTCGTTTCCTTGACGAAATGCCTTCaaaaattcctctaaaatgcactttggacatgcaattactgtactgtactgtactgtactgtactgtactgtactgtactgtactgtactgtactgtactgtactgtactgtacttatgtgtattcatgtttcaaaCGATGACAggtgattttgaaaaactggtttgacttaaataaaagtataaaaacgtaaataaaataaatacatcaatcaataaataaatagaaaaataaaaaggactgataaaaaaagtgcataaaataataaatatacaaaaaataatgttaaaagtgtaaaaaaataaataaaaataactttaaaagtgtaaaaaaaagaacaaaaatggcttcaataaaagtgtaaaaaatgtaataaaattaaaattgacttcaatgaaaattaacaatgcaaatgaaaaatgactgaaataaaagtgtaaacaaatcatttattttagttttaaaatgtaaaaatgatgtCAATACAAGTGCagtaattataaaaataaataaaagtgacttaaataaatgtgtaaaaactaGCAACAATAAAAATTTGTTCAATAAAAgtaccaaaaaaataataaacataaaaaataacttGTGTGTTAAAATagtcaataaaaatgacttcagtaAAAGTggaacagtaataaaaatataagtgactgaaaataaaagtttaaaaaacagaaCACTAATTAAAAGTGACTTCAATTAAAAGAGTACAAAAAGTatacaaatttaaaatgacttataaaaaaattataaaaaacaataaaaatgagttaaataaatgtgtgaaaaaaaataatacaaattaaaagtgttaatataataaaaataaatataaataaaaacgacttaaataaaaaaaattgcatcctttcatttttcactatgtggccctcgctggaaaaagtttggaccccccccccccgtttaaTTAGTAGTTTTAGCAGAATCTTGCTAGTTGTTTTCAGCAAATGGCGCATACAGCGAATGTACGGGTACGTGTTCTCGCTCCATTTGGACGGTAACGTGGGCCTTCAGCAGTCTTTCCTAACAGCAAAAGCATGTCTTTGAGGGTGGGGGCAGAGCCGAGAAGTGCATTCAGAAGTCAATACCGTGTCGGTATAAAAAAGTGTGATCACGCCTGGCAGATAAGAGACGCTGCTCGGATGCCAGATGTACTGTACGTGTTTGCTCAGGCGTCACACACCTCCACACTATACTTTTTCGTGGGgagggtgtgcgtgtgtgtgtgcgtgtgtgtgtgtgtgcgtgtgtgtgtgtgtgtgtctaaacAGTATGTGGGTAAGGAGaggattttcttttttcttttctgggTCAAACGATGAGCATGTCGTGAAAACCTTTTAGGATTGAGGTAATCTGGACAGaagaatgctttttttttttttcctttcttctgGGAAAGTGCAAGTTCAAGCCGCCCCTCCCCTGCATCCCCATCCCGCCTCCAGACAGACTGGCTACAGCGGGCCGGTCCTCCAAGCATCTTGCATTGTTTACAGCTAATTAGCTCCacattataattacatttttaatacgGGAGGGGTCACTCTGACCTAGAAAGagtttcttaaaggaaaagtgcactttttgggggaaatttTGGCCATCGTCCACGATCCTTATGTGGGACATGAACacgcgtctttctcttttctgtgcatttgaATGTATGACACGCTCTATCCACGCTAATTATTATTACCGTCAACATGAATAACCAAAACATCTATTCATTACAATTCTCATgttcagtgttccctcgtttattattactaggttggacacaagaaattattaagtcacgcATATTTCAGTCCTGAGGCCGCACCTTTTCGACCCAGCGCCGTTCCGCTGGACTGTACCATTTTTGGATCCTTGTTAAAACTGCAGACAAACCAAACCAACCATTTGTAAGCTGGCAAGCAAACAAGCTAGCGATGAAGgatattgattgacaatggtctacagccaatcaggacgcagaaaacaatgggcggtgcagacagacgagcgaaggaagagatagacactcaacttcccacaatgcatttcttcttaaagggccagactcGAACTGAAACAGcattcatacactgttaaaaaaaagaagcacaaaaaaaatgcgaAACAGCGCACCAACTAACTACTGAACCAACGAACACAAAGTACACTTTATCCGACTCTGCACCAAATAACTACTGAACGAACGAACATGTAGTAAACTTTATCCGACTCTGCACCAAATAACTACTGAACCAACGAACACATACTAAACTTTATCCGACTCTGCACCAAATAACTACTGAACGAACGAACCTATAGTAAACTTTATCACAAACGAGCACATAGTAAACTTTATCCGACTCTGCACCAACTACTGAACGAACGAACACGTAGCAAACTTTATCCGACTCTGCACCAACTAACTACTGAATGAACGAACACGTAGTAAAGTTTATCCGACTCTGCACCAACTAACTACTGAACGAATGAACACGTAGTAAACTTTATCCGACTCTgcaccaaataaataaaaaaaacaaagttggctacttcgtggatttcatttattgcggcctatttttggaacctatcccccgcaataaacaaggcaaCACTGTCGTGACATATGAGTATTGCTAAGATGTATAGTGTATAATAcatagtgcatgtgtgtgtgcatgtgtatttcacatagcaacgtagAAAGGAACagtacacctagcgttaacttttccaaactcaaaaacaaaaacacggcagcagtggtggcagcttCAATATGTGCCTTTACCTTCAGTAGTGGCCTGagcgtgtggtgaagctagttgctagctagctagtggctagctggtgtggtgtggcgaggtgtcactacgccgtTAATGTAGTTCTTTGacgtaacaataataacaatgtcgctgtagcttggttaatacgaaggtcacattatgtaaatgaagcgttgttggctttttttggagttttttttcagaaggctttatgtgtgtcatgtctcacataaggattgtggatgacaggCGAAATTCAAAAAAGCTTtccactttttctttaatattttgcacATATTGGTGTCACTCACACCTGAGCATGACCATGATCTGAAATGCTGAATACGGGTCGTCCATGAGACCTCATTAGGTTGGGTACCTAATGAAATGGCACGAAATACAACGACATACAACTAAAACTGCATttgaagttgaaaaatgtcacagccgtatttgacatatttttagatatttgtttattcacacaaacaaaaataaatcaagtgTCACATGTTAGGTTCACTTTAAACTCCAGGTTTGTTCTTGTCTTATTTTGGGCTAACAACACAAAAACTGGATGATGTTTTTGGCTTGGGGGGGTTCTAAAAGTTACAAGtacattttgacatgttttttctaCTTGCAAAACAAACCTAAATGggactaaatatcccattttaatAGGAAATGTGCAAGCTCTAAAGCACTTGAGTGTGTGCAGATGTGGATTCAGTGAAGTTTACTGACAAATACTTGGCCGACATACGGAGAAGGCGGCGGGAGTTGACACACTTCGAGGGAAAAGTGGATTCCATCTGGCTCTGCTCCAACTACCTAAATAACAGCTGAACGTTCGAAAAAATGAGCAAACTCAATCCAGGTCTGCGCCGAATACCTAACTCCTGAGCAAACAAtcgaacaaacaaaaaacatcatccAGGTCAGCACATCACAACCTGCTAACAGACACACTACTTCCCTACCGAACGAATAAACAAGCGTTATTCGGCTTTGCACAACCAactaaatgaaaaatatgtttttcccaaaacaacaaaatgacaaagaaacaaacaactgAAGTAACTTTATCCGACTCTGCACCAACTAACTACTGAACGAACAAACACGTAGTAAAGTTTATCCGACTCTGCACCAACTAACTACTGAACGAAGAAACACGTAGTAAACTTTATCCGACTCTGCACCAACTAACTACTGAACGAACGAACACGTAGTAAACTTTAGCCGACTCTGCACCAACTAACTACTGAACGAACGAACACGTAGTAAAGTTTATCCGACTCTGCACCAACTAACTACTGAACGAACGAACACGTAGTAAACTTTATCCGACTCTGCACCAACTAACTACTGAATGAACGAACACGTAGTAAACTTTATCCGACTCTGCACCAACTAACTACTGAACGAACGAACACGTAGTAAAGTTTATCCAACTCTGCACCAACTAACTACTGAACGAACGAACACGTAGTAAAGTTTATCCGACTCTGCACCAACTAACTACTGAACGAACGAACACGTAGTAAACTTTACCCGACTCTGCACCAACTAACTACTGAACGTACGAACACGTAGTAAACTTTATCCGACTCTGCACCAACTAACTACTGAACGAACGAACACGTAGTAAAGTTTATGTGACTCTCCACCAACTAACTACTGAACGAACGAACACGTAGTAAACTTTATCTGACTCTGCACCAACTAACTACTGAACGAACAAACACGTAGCAAAGTTTATGTGACTCTCCACCAACCAACCACTGAAAGAATGAACACAAAGTGAAACTTTATCCGACTCTGCTTTGCTCTCGCCCCCCACCCCACTGCCCCTCCCCCAGTGTGGGCCTGGCATGTATTGGGTTGAGTAAAAGAGGCTCTTGttttcaaaacacacattttcgtGGTTTCACATATTTTTAAGCAGACTTTTTTGTGgagaataaacaaacaaacgtgACTTTATGCATTAAGCTTTTAAGCGCATGTGCGGCTTATTCTGTAGATCACCCTAATTAGTGGAATGTATGTTTGGCGCCACACGACCCTCTATGtttgtgttggggggggggtcgtCCAGCCAGGCACGTGTGAGGTACCACGCGTGTGttgaagggggtggggggggcgtcAATTCTCAGCCGTCCCTGATAAAAGGGAAAAAGGGAGGCCAAAACGAGAGAGCGTCAACATGATCAACTTATTCGCGTTCCTGGTGGAGAAGctctccctcctttgcaacCTCAAAGTCTTCTTTGAGGCCACGTCCGTGCAGGGCCACGAGAGACCCACGCAGCGCGGACACCCGCTGCGCAGGGGGGACCTCCTGGAGGTGCCCAGGATTCTCTTCACGCACTTCGGCATCTACCTGGGCGACAACAAGGTGGCGCACCTCATTCCGGATATCCTCCCTGCGCTCACCGATGACCGCCGGCTCCTCTGCTCGGTGGTGACCAACAAGAGGCTGATCGTGGGCTGCGTGTACAAGTGCGCCACGGTGCGAGTGGACACGCTGGAGGACTTCGCCTTCGGCTCCCGCATCCTGGTGAACCCCATGGATGCCGGCGCCGGAACCAAGGCGCTGCCCGGGGAGGAGGTGGCTCGCAGGGCGGAGGAGCTGGTCGGGAGTGTCCCCTACAGCTTGCTGTGGAACAACTGCGAGCACTTTGCCACCCACTGCAGATATGGACGTGCTGCCAGCAGACAAACCGAGCAGGTATAAACGCCCACTGGGCACAATACTGTACAAACACCCAATACATACTCACACCGAGGCCCgtttctaatatttggactttcatGCCATTTTCCCCATTGGAACCAAGGGAAAccgaaataatctgttccagggtcaaaccgtCAGCCTCTTGAAACATTCAACAGGGggggtccaaacgttttcctcCAGGgagagccacatagtgaaaaaggaaaggatgcaactttgccactttgatgttttgtaaagcatcACATGTAAAtacgctaagaagttatactggATGTATTTGAAGGAAACAAATGCATCTCAACCTTATTtgtcaattttccaaaaatgctgtcgtatatgtaatatgttactcttgtaaaattatgcctttttgttgttataacaccatttttttcttaatattttcatgtttgttgtatttctgCTGGGTTGCTTCAGGTTTCTTCTGGAGAATGTTCTTCTCCCAGTGATGAGTTTATCCCCGTAATATTcggactttattctctgaactttataacgttttccacagccaaattgtccaaaaatgacaactttagtca contains:
- the lrata gene encoding lecithin retinol acyltransferase a, with the translated sequence MINLFAFLVEKLSLLCNLKVFFEATSVQGHERPTQRGHPLRRGDLLEVPRILFTHFGIYLGDNKVAHLIPDILPALTDDRRLLCSVVTNKRLIVGCVYKCATVRVDTLEDFAFGSRILVNPMDAGAGTKALPGEEVARRAEELVGSVPYSLLWNNCEHFATHCRYGRAASRQTEQFCECLKSLIRDQRSVLVTGTLGIISMVFCGIAPSTTLPTILIPFTLWMAG